TCCTCCCTCCCCAGACCCCGGCCTTCCCCCCACTGGCCCCCAGGCTAGCAGCTTTTctccagaacattccaccctcaTCTCAGCCCGGGTGCTCGGTGCCAGCAAAGCCCAGTCCGTGCCAGGCCTGCCTCCCAGCTTGTCGTGGGTTGCCTGTTGTCCTGCTCTAGCGGAGACCCCAGGGGTGCCCGGCCAGTGTCCACAGGATTGAGTACATGCATGGACACTGCGTTGCTGTGTGCGTGCAAGTGGGCCGTGTTTCTGTCCTCACTCTGCTGGGCAGCAGTCCGGCCCGCACCGTCTCCTCCTCCTGGGACAGCCTTACCATCTTCCGCAAGCCAAGCTTGGGGGCAGCCTGGGGAGGGGCTCACCTGCTGGTACAGGGGCTGCTGCCCCGCAATGTAGGGCTGCTGCGGGGGTGGCAGAGGCGCGTCCTGGCTGGGGAGGGTGTTCATGAGACTCTGAAAATGAAGCAAACCCCATGTGAAGAAGGCCTGTATGCCAATAAAGGGGAggcgtttctttttcttttttttttttttaagattttatttatttgacagagatcacaagtaggcagagagagaggaggaagcaggctccccgcggagcagagagcccgatgcggggctcgatcccaggaccctgagaccatgacctgagccgaaggcagaggcttaacccactgagccacccatgcaccccagggGAGGCGGTTCTGACTTAAAAATCAAACGCCCACCAGCTAGGAGCCTAAAGGCGGGGAAGGGAGTGGTGGGCAGCGGGGCGGGGCCTGCCCACCGctcccccagccccttctccACGTGGACGCCCCCCGCGGGCTCTCACCTGCATGCCGTAAGGCTGGTAACCGATAGACACCGACTGACTCCCCATGTAGCCCATGGCGCCAGACTGCGGAGGCTGGGACACGGCCGGGAGGCTCTGGGGGGCCCGGGAGGCCACGTTCTGTAGAGGGCAGAGTGTGATGGGAGCAGGGCTGCGGGCCCTCCCAGGGACGGGGACGGGGAGCAGCCCGGCCCACCTACCTGATAAGCCTGTGTGGGTGTGGGCTGGTAGGACGAGTAGGCTGGGCTGGCGGTGGGCCCGGCGGGGCCCTGGGGGGCCGCCTGGGCACTGGTGGCCCCTGCTGGGTACATGTAGGCACCCACCATGCCGGGATCTGTGGAGGGAGAGGAGTGAGCTCAGTTCCCTGCAGGGGACTTGTGGAGCCAAGTTCACGTCTCCCACAGTCacaaaaggaaacagaacagCATGGACAGGAAAGGCGCTCTGCGCTGAACGTAGTCAGAAGGAACGACCCCAACAGCACGGCTGCGGTGTAACGGTGGCCTGGGGGGGGTGGGAAATGAACGCTTCCACATTCTGGAAATCAGGGCCTCAAGACCGAAGACGACAGACCTAGTGAGCCTGGTCAGGTGGGCCTCCGCCCAGGGGCTCAGGCTGGCACCGCTGAAACCACTTTCTGTGCGGCCAGGAATGAATGGAGCGGGGAGCGGGAGGAGCCGCACACCGCATCTCTAAGTCCTGTCTGCTGAGAGGGCCTGGGGCGCTAAGCACGCCCCTTGCCAGGACCGGGGCTGCCTCCAGGGCTGAGCAGCAACAACGTGAACACGGAACGGAACGTGGGAAGACAGCCCAGGAGCCACACCCGGGACCGTCGGAGCGACGAGACCGACTGTGAACTTTGAGTAAGACCGATCCGCGTGGATGGGAATGACCGAGAGCCAAGAGAAGTGCCTCCCTACAGCGGAAAGACAACGGACCGACAGGAGGGGAACGAGATGAGAAAGTCACTGGCTGACAAACGTTACAACAGCCTCAGACACGACGGAGACACTAAAACTAGCGGGGACCACTTCGGAGGAACAAGGATGCAGGCCCCATCTCCACTGAGCTGCTAACTGCCGTGGGACGGCTGGGCCTCGGCGGGGAGGAGCCCGGACAAGCTGCCCGCACACCTCACAGCCAGCGCCGGCTGCGCCTTCCTGCTCAGCGCTCCAGAGCCCAGAACACCAGCCAAAACCCGGCCACGAGGACCAGACACAACCACCGCGGGGTGGTCTGCAAAACAGCAGACCAGTGCTCTTTGATAAGTCAGTGTCATGAACACAGAGGCAAAATAAGAACATTCTAGATCAGAGATGAAAAGCAGCCAAACCGCTAAAGGCAACAGCCATGGGGTTTCCTATCAGCACAAGGGGCGTTCCCCGGAGGGTGTGGGAGAGCCGAACCCGACCCTGGATGAGGTCGCAGCACCGCCTCCGCGGCTCTCGACCTGGCCTCTCTGCCCAGGCCACAACAGCGTGTCCCCGCGTTTAGGAGATGCACGCTGACAGCGCTGGGAGCGAAGGGCATCGAGCCCGCCACCCAGTCTAAAAAGGTTCAGGAGAAAGTCCACGCGTGCACGTAGAGAGACACGGAGCAACGTAACACAACGTTAAGGTCTGGGAAATCTAGAAAACCCTTTGTaccatttaacttctctgaaaacTGAAACCAGAGCCAatcaagaagagaggaagaagcgcTAGCGGTCTGGCGCGCATCTTGGCCGGCGGGCGCCTGCTCCGGCCCCATTACCTGTGGCGGCCCCGGGCAtgctggggtagggggtgctggcggcggcggccggcTGGCTCATGTACACTGTGTGCATGGGGGAGCCCTCCACGGAGCCAGCAGGGCTGAAGGTGCCCGGGAAGCTTGTCGGACCCGAGGGCTGGTACAGCACACCCCCGGCCGCGGGCATGGCCTGgagctggggacagagagagaggcagtcagagcGGCCCTGGGCAGCAGCAGGAGCCCCCAGCTAGGGGCAGGGCAGCACGTGTCTGGGGGCCATGAGGGGGCAAAGTGGATGGGGGGGCGCTGCGTGCCTGGGCGTAGGGCAGGGAGAAGGCGGGCATCTGGGCGCGCATCTGGACGGTCTGCTTCTGCTGCTCCAGGCGCAGCTGCCGCTCCTGTTCCTGCTCCCTCAGCCGCTGCACAGCCAGCTGCCGCTGCACCTCCAGGTACTCCTGCGGGCCACGGGGCAGCCGTCAGCACGGTCCCCGAGCTGGGccacccccccgccagcgggGCCGGACACCCCACCTGCTTTTTCTGCCGCATGATTTCCAGCTTCTGGGCCAGCTGGATCTGGCGCTGGCGCTCAGCCTCCTCGGCCGCCCGGCGAAGCTTCTCCCGGTGCTCCTCCCGCAGGGCACTCAGCGCCCCCCGGGCGTCGCGGATCTGCGCCAGCTTGTCCTGCAGCCCCTCGTAGTAGACTGCGGGGAGAGGGCCGCGCCGCGAGTGTGTGGCGCGGAAGGGGAGCGCCCACAGCCCAGCGCCTCACCCTCGCCCAGCCAAGTGCCAATGCGCGGGGCACCGCCGGCCTCTGGGGTCCCAAGGTCAGGGCCCGGCCGGGATTCTTCTTGGAGTGGACGGTGCTACGCTCGCCAGGCCGCCTCCCACCGCTGGGACCTTCCGCGTTGCCCACGGCCCAGAGACGCGCTCTCAAGAAGCTGCTGTCCCGGAGGGTTCCCGCCCGAGGACCCATCCCCACGGCCGCCACGAGCGGCTGGCACGGAACGCTCCCATGACCCCACACTGATGGGGCCCCCTGGGAGGTGGCGACACCTACGCCGGCGCTCGTCCAGCTGGTTGAGCAGCTCCAGCAGCCGCGGGTGCATGCCGTTGATGGACTGGAAGAGGGACAGCACGGCCGAGTCGTTGGTGATGCTGCGGCCCCGCACGTGGTTGCTCTTCATGCGGTTGACAAAGGTGGTGACGGCGTTCTGCAGGGCCTTCAGGAACTGAGCGTGGCTCTCCTCCGACTCCCCGTTCTGGTACTGCTGCTCGGGACACACGGCGGGCTCTCGCGGAgctgcccccaaccccaggcGTGGGGGCCCCATCCCCCCAGGGGTGCTGCGAGAGGACCCCATTAGCACACACGCAAACACTGAGACCCAAGGAGGCTCAGTTCACGCACGGGGGCGTGGCGCTGGCCGGGGCAGAGCTGGCTGCAGCTCCGGCAGCCTGGCTTGcagcccctctgcccctgccccgtgCAGGGCCTGCCTCCCTCGAAGAGACACTGGTCCCTTTATCCAGGGACCAACGGAGCCCAGAAGCTCCAGGACAGAGCAAGGACTCAGTTGGGTAGTTCCGGGCTGCCCTAGAATATTCTGATCTCTTCTAGGCAGCAAGTGGCCCTGTTCTGGGTTCCATCGAGAGCTCTGGGTTGGAATGGCTTGCCCCTGAGAGGTCACTGTGGGCAGGGCTCGGCTGTGTCAGGAGAGGGTGCCCGTGTGGGGCCTGTGAGGGAGCCACAGCTTACCTCGCCAAAGGGGCCACTGGACGGAGCTACGGGCTGAGCATCTGTCTCCGGGAGGGGAGTCtggaagaaggcagaggaggtgAGGGGGGTCCGTTGGCCAGTCGCAGggcaccccccacccagcccaggaCTGTGGGCCCGGAGTGCCGAGCGCCACCCACCTCCAGTGCGCTGGCAGGGACAGCGTGGCCCTCCGCAGGCGGGGCGGCCGGCTCCGTCAGGGGCGCGGGCGCGGACGGCGTCGGGCTCTTGCgggcctcctcctgcttcttctcccagTAGTTCCGGTTGAGGTACCGGGCGAGCTGTGCACACAACGAGTGTCACCCCCAAGGGCCGGGGATGGCAGGGGAGGGCCCTGCACGTGGGGACGCCCTCACCTCAGGGTCGATGTCCTCAGCCAGCGGCGCCGATGAGGTCTGGGGAGACACAGGCCAGAGCAGCCGTGACCCACGGGCTCCAACACATTCCCAGCTCCTCCCAGGCTGTTGCTTGGGAGGCTGGGATGCCACCGTGGTGACAGCAGACCCCAGGCAGCGGCCGGTCCGTCTGAGGGGCCCCCAGAGGCTCTGTGACTGAACAAGGCGCAGGGCAGTAACCCCCCCAGCCTTCCCAGCAGCGACAGCGCCGGTCCCGACGGTGGACCGCACAGCTGTTTGTGCGCCCTCCgacctggccccacccagagccCCACCGAGCTTGCGCTGGCTTCCTGAACCTTCCGTCCCGCCTGCCACCCACCCCTATTCAAAGAGGGAGGCAAGGCCAGAAAGAGGCAGGCCACCTCCGACCCCAGCGTGTGCCGCTTCCTCTCACGCTGGGGaggtcctccttccccacagggaACCCCTGACCAGGAGCGCAGAGCTGGTGAGGGCCAGGCTGGACCACGACCCTCCTTGGCTTGATCAGACCATCCTTTCTGGGGCAGCCCGCCCCCCCTCGCACGAGAAGTGTGGCCCGGCATGCGGGTGCTCACCACGGGTGACGAGTACAGGCTGCTGGCGGGGGGCGCCGACGAGGCCACGGGCGCCGGCTCGGCCTTGGGGTACGTGGCAGCGGCGTAAGCCGACTTCTGTCTCTGTGGGAGAGACAGGAAGGGTCCCCGTGCACATGGGCCAACCCCattctcctctgccttccccaaaCACCCAggggcacccctcccccagcgcCCCCGCACCAGGGAGCCCCTCccccgacaccccccccccccccccccccgcgcgtGGCTCAccatcctttccttctcctcggCCTCTGACTGCGACAGCGCCAGCGCCAGctgcagctcctcctcctcctgcagcgCCGTCTCGTCCCGCTTGGGGGGCAGCTGGGGATACACGGGCTGGTGAGCGGGGCCCAGGAGCGAGGCACCCCCAGGGACCCGCGGTCAGTACCTGGGACTGCTGGGACAGGGGGCTGGTCAGGTACTCGGGGGGCAGCTCCGTTGTGGACGAGGCCTTTCCTTCCGCCTTCCTGGAGGAGAGACGACACTGGGTGGCTGAGCAGCACTGCCCGGCCCCCAGCAGGCCCGCAGAACAAGGACAGCAGGGCCACGGGCAACGCTCTGGGGAAAAACTGCCGCGTCAAACCAGCTGTGCCACCGCTGGGACACGGGACCCCAGCCTAAGCCCCAGGCCCCTTTCCTGGAAATGAGGTTCAAACACAGGAAAGGAACTTCCCAAGACAGCAGCCTGCCTGCAGACACCAGCTAACCAAGGAAGGAGATCCCTGGGGGCACAGGCCCCCAGGACGGCTGCACGGAGACGAACAGCCTCGTTCTGGAATCACACAGGGAGTGTACACGAGACCCCAGACCCAAACCAAGGGGGGCACCACACCAGCCCAGGCCCTTGAGAGACACACACGTCAGGACAAAGAGGCTGCAAGCAGACTGTGTCACAGGAACAGAGCCGCCGCGACGGCCACCTGCTATGTGCTGGGGGCCCGGGTGGGCCTGACGGGGACAAAACTGGCACAGGACCTGACTGGGACCGGTCACTCTCAGAGCTTCAGAATGGACACGACACGCGGGACACCCGAGCAGATGGAGAAGGGAGACCGCGCCTTTAACCGAGGAACCTGGGAGGAGCCCATGCCCCGTGGGGTCGGCTTCCCGCGCCCGTATCTTTTCCCTGTTTGACGTCCGAGCTACTAAGCTACAAAGCAGACAAACTGACAGACAAACCCCAAATCAGGAAAAGCAACCCGGCCCGCGGGAGCACAGCCCGGCCCGTGGGAGCACAGCCGGCCCACGGGTGCACAGCCGGTCTGCGGGCGCCGGGCAAGGACTCACTTGTTCAGCTGCTCGTAGCACGGCTCGCACACGCGCACCTCCTTCTCGATGCCAAACTTGGGGATGGTGGAGTACTTGGATGAGCACTTGCCGCAGAAGATCTGGCCGCACGCCCGGCAGTGGTGCTGTGACATGGGGCGGGTCAGGGTGCGGCCTGGGGCTGGGCCGCTGACCTCTGGCACCCTCCCCGTCCACTGCTGCCCGCCACACGGGGTGTCAGCCGGGCCTCCCagggtgggcagaggagagagattaCCCAGACCCTAGGGAAATGGCACGTTTCCAGGCTCTCAACTGCAGCCACCGTTTGGgggaaaagaagtcaaattaaaaagaaaatttcataagAATCATGCACAAATTAGGCCGGGAGGGAAGAGGCTTTGCTGACGGTGGCCCAGGGAGTCTGCTCAGACGCCTGCCTCGGCCTTCGCCATCACGGCCAGTGCCtcaggaggggggggggagatcgGCCGCGGGAGGCCCGGAGCACACGGGTGGGGAGCCGCGGGAGGCCCGGAGCACATACCCGAGCCTCCCGAAGCCCCAAGGCTGCAGCACTCCTGTCCCTTGGGGGACAGAGCTGTGTCCAAGCTTCACTGGGCAGCACAGACCATCGGACTCGGGGCCCCTGGTGGCCCCGCTCCCCACAGAGCTAGGGGCTGGATCTGCTCCACGCCCCACGGGGTCATGCCAAGAGGAAAAGGACCCCAAGTAGCTCCAGTGGCCTCGCAGGGACAGTGGGGGCCGTGGAGTCGGCCCTGGGGTGGGCACACTCACCTTGCGGGTCACCACCCCGAACTGCACTCTACAGCGGTGGCACTCCTCGGCGTCCACCCAGtcaggggcctggggtggggaggacaggcaGACTCAGGATCGCACGGGCCCCCGTCCCGGCCAAGACCCCACtgtgggctcaggggctgagggcCCAGTCTGCGAGGCCGGAGCCCACCCCAAACGGGCGCTCCTCTGTACAGGCGTGAGCGCGGACTCCCTGCGGCTGGGGGGCAGTATCCGCCCGAGCCACACGAGCCCGACCAGCCAGCTGCGATCCAAAGGGAGCCCACGGAGGCGCGGCTGCCCCGCCCACGCGAGTCGTTTCTCAGACAAAATGGCAGCTCACCCACGGACCTTCCCCCGCACAAGCTGGGACCCCGGGACCTCACTTCTGCTTCCTTAAAGCAGCCGGATTCctggggtgcccggctggcttACATGGAAGAGTGCGGGGCTCTCGAGCTCAGAGtcacgagtttgagccccacgcagGGTGCAGGGATTACttagaataaagagagagagagacagccaatTCCTCGATACCCAGCGCCCGGAACTCACTCTCTCTGCAGCAAACATAGCATCACTCTCCTTGAACTCTGGGAAGACGTGTCCTGGAGAGAGAAGACCGTGGTCACCGCCAGTGCCACCCTGGTACGTGAGGCCCTGACAGCCTCAGCTGTCCTTGCCTGGTCTGCCCCAAGACCTTCAGGAGCCATGTCCTAGCTCTGGGCACCCACCTCCCCAAGCAGACCTACAAGAGGAGGCCCAGAGCCCCTGGGCAGCAAGTGCAGTGACCCAGCACCAGGCAAGGGAGCCCGGCTGTGTGACCCTGCCCCAGGGCTTGGGGCCTGGCCTCACTCCCACCACATCGAGGCCTCACAGATCTTCCCTGAACCTCCTGTCCCTCTCCCGGCCCCACACCTCAGCTCCCTGTACCTTTCAGGACTCTTAAAATAGACGCCCCAGGTTTTTATGGAGCCACAGACCCCTCAAGGACGCCATAAAGTTTTGGGCTGTCTCCCCAGAAAAGCGAACGCGAGCATTCCCCCACCACCGCGTGCCCGGGATTCAGGGCCTGAGACCAGCTCACAGACGCGGACAGGACCCTCATCACAGTCTCCACGGGGTCCTACTCGCTCGTAGCCACCGAACGCTAGCCCTGCTCCGTGCCTTATCTCAGGGCCTGCGCACAGGTGGGGGCCGCCCTAGTCCCAACTCACTGCCCCGTGCGAGCACTGTCCACGGCCTTCCTTGTCGCGCCCCTCTCTCCAGGACTTCTCCCACTCCTCGTGCTGAGTCAGCCCCCAAAGGCCAGGGTCCCCGGCTCCACTTCTTTCCTAGGACCCAACGCACGGGAAGTAGCTCCTCGGCTCAATCTACTCGCTTGGCTGTGATCCGCCACAGGCCCTTGCCCTGCCCCGACCAGGCGTGAGGTCAGGAAACGTAGGGGCTCCGGAGCCCAGAGCACGCTGCCACCGCCACCGGTCACACACTGTGGTGCTGTCCCCCTGCCCTGGGCAGGGCGCACACAGCCTTCCTCggctctgcctggggcaaagCAGCCCCTCAGCTCATCCGAGGTGGCGTGCCGAGCCTGGGACCCACAGACCTCGCCCCACACACCTTCCACCTTCATGATCTGGTACGTGTCCTGGACCACCTTGTACTTGGGCTCGTTCCGGAAGGCGTGCGCCCAGGCCTGGATCAAGTACAGAATCTTGTTCCGCACGTTTACTTCCGCCTGCCGCTGCccgggaaaagagagaaagaagcacagTGACGACGGTGGAGGGAGACGCGAGCACCAGCGACGTCTGTGTGACAAGTGGCAGGAAGACTGCGCCACTCTGAGCGTGCGGGGAGGCAGAGGCGGGGCCGGTGCCCCGCAGGGGACACTGGGGCCAGGCATGGACCCActccccaggcccagccctcCGCCATGAAGCCCCGTCCCCAAGGACACACTCATCACAGCGGTGTGCCCACTCAGGGCCTGACTCTTCCTTAATGCCCTGGGCAAAGCTGGGGAGTCCCCGAAGACTGGCTCCCCAGGCCCACTACCCTGTAaccacctgcttcttcctctcctgccccaggaGCTTGGCTGTTAGAGGCCCGAGTCTGAAAACTGGTGTGGCTCCCGCAAACCCCAGGCTCCACCAGGCAGCGCCCACCAGCCCCGTGCTGAGGGAGCAGATGTGAAGCCGGCCGCCTCTCCTCTGCTCGTGGccagcctggggggtggggggcgggcaccCCAGGAGCTGCCCCACGCGCAGAGCCACCACTTCCGCCAGCTGAGCACACCATCGGTCACGTTCCTAGAGCTCTCTGGGAGACATTCAGGAACATGGCAGCAGAAAGCCGCTCCTGGGATGCCAACCACGTGCACCCACTAGGTTTCCAGTGATCCCCTGTAATCTGCATCCGTCAGTAGGTCCGTTTCCTACTGGgtccctccctttctccacagGGGCACTAATGGGCTCAGATCACTTGCACCACGTGCAGGACACGACCTTGGAACATGAGAAGTGCAGGGTCTGACCCTTCTGCTCTTTCTGCCACAGCAAGGACTGGCTAGGTCACTAGTTGGGGCCCAGCTCAggtcccacatgggctctcggCCATGTGAGGCCACGGGCACCCACACGGGCCAGGAAGCTGAGGCCCTGCCCACTAACGGTAGGAGAGACAGTGTCTGGGGCTACGCTCTTTGGCCACTGCCCCAGTCACCTCACCCCTGTGGGATGGACGCACCCCTTACTGCCTGCTCTGCATCACACAACCAGCCAGTGTCACCACCCACATCACAATCCCTGCAGGTGGGCAGCTGTGGCCTGTGGGGCCCTGGGCGGTGGcctgtgtgcattctctctcacagctctggagaccCGTCCCTCCCCTACAAATGGAGGGTGCGAGACCCACTCCCAAGGTGTCCCTGCTGTGCTGCGTCCCCCAGCCTCCCTGTATAGACATGTCGGACACGCACACCTCCCTGCCTGGAAGCTGGGTGGGACTCCCCCAGGCACCATTTGGGGCTCCCCCCAGGCCTCTGCCCACACAGCGCGCTCACAgccgctcacacacacacacacacacacacacaaacagagctccttcccctcctcctccaccacccagTGAGGCTCAGAGCCTTGCCCCTGGGAAAATGCCCCTGATTCCCCTCCAGGAAGAGTGGGGTCTCCCCTGCGTCCCTGTGTGCTTCCAATAAAGCCCCAACGTCATCAAGCAGGGGTTCCCCAGGTGCGGGGACCACCAACGCTCGCCTTCCTGTCCCCGGTCCTGCCTGGCCCTGTGGCTGCTCCAGGTGCTGGCCAAGCCCCAGAGGCACGGGCGCGGCCTCGGGTACGCGGGCTCCCCGGCGCCGCCAGAGCCCACCTTCAGCAGCTCCTTCAGCTCCTCCATCGTCTGCTTGTTGGCCACCTCGTCGTGGACCGTCTGGCCGCAGTTCTTCACCACAGACTCCATGACCTGGGGGACCCGAGGGAGGACAGGCTTGAGCCACTGCGTGGGCCAGGGACAGCTGCCTTGGACAGGTCCACCTCCCGAGGAGAAGACAGGCTCCTCGGGCAACCAAGCCCACCAGAAGAGTCCCTGTGGCAGCTCCGAGTCAGGCAGTAAGTGACGCTACACATGCTCCTTCTGACTCTGTTTCATACCCCCAGGGGCAGAGATGAGAATCCATCTTAGTGCCCTAAGTCTGCCAGGTTCAGGTGGGGTGGGCAAGGCACTGCCCTCCGTCAGGGCCGCTCTGACCTGCCCTCACGCCCCAGGCAGGCGGGTGAGGCCCCAGGGTCAAGCGGTCCCTGCCCTCTGGAGACTGGGGTGGCGACTCTGGAGGGGGCCAGCATGCGGGGGTCAAGTTACCTCCAGAGCGTACAAGGCCACGTGAGGATTCTTGTCGTTGACTTTCTTTTTGATGGAACTCACGGCATATTTGGCTCTGAAAGAAAAGGGGGTtggtaaaagagaagaaaagaaaagcccctTAGAAGCGGAGTTGAAAAACCTCCATCCTCTAATCTTCCAAATCCCCAAGCAAACGTTAAGCACCTGCAGGCCGTACAGAGAAAACCCTTCCCTTGTCCCCAGATCCCCAAAACCCCAGCGTGGAGACCGCGCGATTCTCCGCCCAAGGCCTAGCGTCCTCGACATCCATCGCGGCAGGACGCGGCGGGATCGCGGGGCGTCTGCGCGTACCAAGGGAGCCGGGAGCGCCATGCTGCCGCCCCTCCTGCTTCTGAGCAGGCACAGACCCTCCTCACTTACTGTGTGTCCCCCTGGCGGATGAGGTCACAGATCTGCAGGATGGACTCCCAGTCGGTCTCCAGCAGAAGCTGGCTGGTGGCTTTGTCTATGGCAAAATCACACCGTTACCGGGGCTTATCCTCTCTGATTCCCTGGCCGGCCCCACCGCTcagcaacagagagaaagaaccGCCTGCTTCCCATTTAAAACATTTACACGGAATGGAAAACCACATGAAAATCCTCTTGATGCCCAACAGTCACGAGTGCTCTCCTTCCAAGAAACAAGGCAAACAGCTTAGGAAACGCCACCAGCACGCCTGCTGCGCACCTGATCCAAACACGCCGGTGACCCCCGAGTTCCCACACCGCCTCCCGAGCACCGTCCTTTCTCCGTCTTTACCCACAAACACAACGAAGCCGAGAACGGAGGTCACTGCCCCAAGTCACCCGGCTTGCCGGTCTGAGCCAGGCGGGCTTTCACACGACCCTCGGCCGCCTCAAGCCCCAGTCCCCCGTTTTCCCCACGTTGAACCTGCCCGATGAGATCGCAGCTGGGGCCAGGACGGAGCCAGGACTGACCTCCGGGAAG
This region of Mustela lutreola isolate mMusLut2 chromosome 15, mMusLut2.pri, whole genome shotgun sequence genomic DNA includes:
- the HGS gene encoding hepatocyte growth factor-regulated tyrosine kinase substrate isoform X2, with product MGRGSGTFERLLDKATSQLLLETDWESILQICDLIRQGDTQAKYAVSSIKKKVNDKNPHVALYALEVMESVVKNCGQTVHDEVANKQTMEELKELLKRQAEVNVRNKILYLIQAWAHAFRNEPKYKVVQDTYQIMKVEGHVFPEFKESDAMFAAERAPDWVDAEECHRCRVQFGVVTRKHHCRACGQIFCGKCSSKYSTIPKFGIEKEVRVCEPCYEQLNKKAEGKASSTTELPPEYLTSPLSQQSQLPPKRDETALQEEEELQLALALSQSEAEEKERMRQKSAYAAATYPKAEPAPVASSAPPASSLYSSPVTSSAPLAEDIDPELARYLNRNYWEKKQEEARKSPTPSAPAPLTEPAAPPAEGHAVPASALETPLPETDAQPVAPSSGPFGEQYQNGESEESHAQFLKALQNAVTTFVNRMKSNHVRGRSITNDSAVLSLFQSINGMHPRLLELLNQLDERRLYYEGLQDKLAQIRDARGALSALREEHREKLRRAAEEAERQRQIQLAQKLEIMRQKKQEYLEVQRQLAVQRLREQEQERQLRLEQQKQTVQMRAQMPAFSLPYAQLQAMPAAGGVLYQPSGPTSFPGTFSPAGSVEGSPMHTVYMSQPAAAASTPYPSMPGAATDPGMVGAYMYPAGATSAQAAPQGPAGPTASPAYSSYQPTPTQAYQNVASRAPQSLPAVSQPPQSGAMGYMGSQSVSIGYQPYGMQSLMNTLPSQDAPLPPPQQPYIAGQQPLYQQMAPSGGPPQQPPPVAQPPPAQGPPAQGSEAQLISFD
- the HGS gene encoding hepatocyte growth factor-regulated tyrosine kinase substrate isoform X1 translates to MGRGSGTFERLLDKATSQLLLETDWESILQICDLIRQGDTQAKYAVSSIKKKVNDKNPHVALYALEVMESVVKNCGQTVHDEVANKQTMEELKELLKRQAEVNVRNKILYLIQAWAHAFRNEPKYKVVQDTYQIMKVEGHVFPEFKESDAMFAAERAPDWVDAEECHRCRVQFGVVTRKHHCRACGQIFCGKCSSKYSTIPKFGIEKEVRVCEPCYEQLNKKAEGKASSTTELPPEYLTSPLSQQSQLPPKRDETALQEEEELQLALALSQSEAEEKERMRQKSAYAAATYPKAEPAPVASSAPPASSLYSSPVTSSAPLAEDIDPELARYLNRNYWEKKQEEARKSPTPSAPAPLTEPAAPPAEGHAVPASALETPLPETDAQPVAPSSGPFGEQQYQNGESEESHAQFLKALQNAVTTFVNRMKSNHVRGRSITNDSAVLSLFQSINGMHPRLLELLNQLDERRLYYEGLQDKLAQIRDARGALSALREEHREKLRRAAEEAERQRQIQLAQKLEIMRQKKQEYLEVQRQLAVQRLREQEQERQLRLEQQKQTVQMRAQMPAFSLPYAQLQAMPAAGGVLYQPSGPTSFPGTFSPAGSVEGSPMHTVYMSQPAAAASTPYPSMPGAATDPGMVGAYMYPAGATSAQAAPQGPAGPTASPAYSSYQPTPTQAYQNVASRAPQSLPAVSQPPQSGAMGYMGSQSVSIGYQPYGMQSLMNTLPSQDAPLPPPQQPYIAGQQPLYQQMAPSGGPPQQPPPVAQPPPAQGPPAQGSEAQLISFD